A stretch of Besnoitia besnoiti strain Bb-Ger1 chromosome III, whole genome shotgun sequence DNA encodes these proteins:
- a CDS encoding hypothetical protein (encoded by transcript BESB_045440), whose translation MLQANKARVVADLAYETLEIRHLELRYWMEVFKKFGVLAAFLGGFASSVMLLNTAEAREARRTNVLFVLASGGAMGCNLVLLTVSVICCLWGPGRALTGRGSKSYTVAIEVLEKMYRHCMLLFRMGLLCYLTASIFAVFSTFPVFSAALISLVFLFFGYVLVIRAAHLKAKFVPQYFTSGALRANPVRDIGDELTARQDPGLAGFALDATFGQRI comes from the exons ATGCTGCAGGCGAACAAAGCGCGAGTGGTGGCGGACCTGGCTTACGAGACGCTGGAGATTCGTCACCTTGAGCTGCGTTACTGGATGGAGGTTTTCAAAAAGTTCGGCGTGCTTGCTGCCTTCCtcggcggcttcgcctcgtctgtGATGCTCCTCAACACGGCGGAGGctcgcgaagcgcggcggacAAACGTGCTCTTCGTTCTCGCCTCGGGCGGCGCCATGGGATGCAACCTCGTTCTCCTCACCGTCAGCGTCATCTGCTGCCTCTGGGGACCCGGCCGCGCCCTCACAGGCAGAGGAAGCAAGTCCTACACTGTG GCGATTGAGGTGTTGGAGAAGATGTATCGGCACTGCATGCTGCTCTTTCGCATGGGTTTGCTGTGCTACCTGACGGCGTCGATCTTTGCGGTGTTCAGCACGTTTCcagtcttctccgcggcgctgatttcgctcgtttttctctttttcggcTACGTGTTGGTGatccgcgcggcgcaccTGAAGGCCAAATTCGTGCCTCAGTACTTCACCTctggcgccctgcgcgcgaaCCCCGTGAGAGACATTGGAGACGAGCTCACCGCGCGGCAAGACCCCGGACTGGCGGGCTTCGCGCTCGACGCGACGTTTGGCCAGCGCATCTGA